In the genome of Deltaproteobacteria bacterium, the window GCGAAAGAATGATTTTAAAAATTCCGTGTCACCTTTACGAACGAAGGTTCTCCGCAAATGATAAACATCTGGCCGATTGGGGGGGGCAAAGGGGGTTCGGGCAAGAGCTTCCTGGCGGGGAATCTCGGCATCTGGCTTGCCAAACAGGGGAATAAAACCCTCTTGATTGATGCCGATTTCGGGGCAGCCAATCTCCACACGATGATCGGTATCCCTTATCAGCATAAAGGCCTTTCGGAATTTTTAAACAAGCAGGTCCGAACTCTGGCGGAAACGGTCATCGAAACCAGGATTCCTAACCATTTTCTAATCAGCGGGGCCGGGAATAACCTGGACACGGCCAATATGGCCTACGAACAGAAAATGAAGGTTTTTCGGGCCATCTCCAAGCTTGCTTACGACTTCACCCTGC includes:
- a CDS encoding AAA family ATPase, with the translated sequence MINIWPIGGGKGGSGKSFLAGNLGIWLAKQGNKTLLIDADFGAANLHTMIGIPYQHKGLSEFLNKQVRTLAETVIETRIPNHFLISGAGNNLDTANMAYEQKMKVFRAISKLAYDFTL